TTCGATCGTTGGATCAGTGGTTTCGCATGGGCAGCACATGCGGGCGAGGCGCTGGCAGGTGGCAGGGTGGGCTTCGGGCGGCGGGACGTCATGGCAGGGACACTCCTTATTAGCGATAGCGTGAGGTGCGGTGACGCGGAACCTTCCGGGGTTCCGGAGACATCGCGGGTGGGAGAGCGGATGGCTCGAGCTCCGGCTGGAGTCGCTGAGGGACCGCGGACTTGGCCCAGGCCAACAATTCTGCCCGGTCATACCGCCAATCCTTGGAACCGGGCAGCTTGTAGCGGGGAATATCCTCCCGGTTATAGAGACTGCTGGGGCTATAGCGAAGGAAGGCCGCAGCCTCCTTGAGGGTGAGAAACGGACTAGACACCAGATCGAGGGACATAGGGCACTCCTTTCCGGCACGGCAGCACGGCAGAACGACGCGTGCTAGAGACAGTCTGTGTTGGCCCATGGGGAAATGGGGGTGGCGTTTCGTGCCAGATGCGCCCCTGTGCTGGCAGTGTTTTCGGTAGGGGTGAAGGCTCGAGTCATGGGCACACCTGTGTGATGCCCACCCCCCTGATCATGACGGACATCCAACGGATCGGACTTCGATTGTGAGGGCTATGACTCTGATGTGAGGATCGAGGTGGCAGAGGGGAGAAAACGGGAGAATCTCAGAAGAAGCGTGCTCGCGCGGATGGCCCGCCGGCACCCGGGAGGACCTGCTCGGGACGATGGTCGGGGGTGGAGTGGCATGGTTATGGTTTTTATGGTGGCCGACTTTACCGGCGCCGTCGACCGTCATAGGCGTCGACCTCAGGTCCCGCATCCAGCCGCCACCTCTTCCATGACGATTGAACCCGCATTGACCAGCCCGCCAACCCGGCGCCCGACTGGTCAACCAGCGCGGGATGGTGCGGAGCTCGTGAGGCACGTATCCATCTGTGGTTTTGTAAAGACCTGATCGGGCAAGAGTGACGCGAAGAGACCTGCGCTTCGTCGATGGGCCGCGGATCGAATCTCACGCCCATCCCGAAGAAAATTTCCAGTCGTCGACTATTTCCCTCGGGTCATTTCTGGGGCACAGTATCGGTCCTCAAAGGCACACCCTTTGTAGATTGCTATGGGACTCCATGGCATTGGGTAAATCATCACAACGTGTGAAACCCCACGACTGGAGAGCACATTCTACTATTCCGCACTACAGAGCTCATGAGGAAAACCCCTGCAACCGCGGTCGGCTCAGACGAAGTCATTTCTCAGGTAAATCCATGCGCGTAGTCACTATAAGTCCGCGTGAAACCACAATATCTACGGTACGTCCTGCCCCGACCTCGATCACCGGGAACACCTCCTCGGCCAGACGGGCCTTAGAAATCAATCCATCACCGGGTCTCAGCATGAGTGAAGGCTAGGCGCTCACCGAACCTCAATCACCGCATTGACGTGTGGCTTCCCATACTGAGCTGCACCCGTAAAGACTGTGAGATTCGGCAACACCTGTGCGGTACCGCTATGGTGCGTGTGCCCGCAATACACGGTGAGCTGGCAATTCGGCCTCACCCGCATAGTCTCGAGCAACACATCCCCCACCGCCTGGCAGGCATAGAACGGAAGCCACTCATCATGATGCCGCTGCCCACGACCCCGGCAGGATTCTGGAAATGGAGGAACATGGGTAAGGAGAATGACGTGAGGATAGCGATCACATGCGTTTGGCAAGGTCTGACGAAGATAGCCAGCGGCTTCGTCGCCCAACCGCATCAGCTCCTGCTGAAGTTTAACCCGAGTCAGACCCGTCAGTTCCTGGATAAAGCGGTGGTCATTCATTTTCATGGGTGACCTGGCATAGTTCCCGTACCGACTGTCGCCCCATCCATCACAGCCCACCAACGCCGTTGATGGAGTCAAGGGAACAATGCCCGCGTCTGGGAGATACGTCAGGAACGGATGCGCACGGAAACATTCTCGAAGAGTTGCCCGCACTTCGGTGATCGACCCGCCATAGAAGTCGTGATTCCCCAACACGAAATAGATGGGCTTGTTCAGAGTCTGACTCAGTACTTCGAGATGCGGCACCAGCGCCGGAGCGACGGAGATATCTCCCGTGATAAAGAGCACATCCGGTTCATTCCGCGTGATGGAGACATAGAACGCCTCACATTCCTCCCGACTCAAGAAATCCAGATGAATATCAGTAACCCAGGCCACGCGCGTGGCTCCCTTACCTGTTGCTCCCGTCATGAAGACCTCCAAGTTCCGTATCAGCCATGATTCCTCGTGGCACCCTAGCTCTGTAAACCGTGGGCGATGCGCGCAACGAGACGACGCCATGCTCGACTCAGGTTCCAAACCAAGCGGTTTCCATTATGGTTCTCTCCGGATTTGGCCGCCATTCCGTTGAACCATCCATCTTCTCCAGCGGCTTCGAATAAGTGAGCGCCCCCCAGGGTGCGTAAGATGCGCCAGCGGCGCACACCATCGGGGCAAACCACGCTGACATAAAAGCGTCCGTCCTTGAGTTGTTTAATCATCGTCCTGTCTCCTTTGCGTTCACCTTTCAGTTTCGGTTACGGCAGCCATGAGCTCGCCCTCACCGTAGGGTGTACCTGTTCAAAACATGCTTGCAGGACTAATTCACTGACAAGATTCCGGTCGTTATGGCTGTGGGGTGGCCCGTCGAAGAGGGCTATGAGGGACTGATGTCTTGC
The DNA window shown above is from Nitrospira sp. and carries:
- a CDS encoding helix-turn-helix domain-containing protein → MSLDLVSSPFLTLKEAAAFLRYSPSSLYNREDIPRYKLPGSKDWRYDRAELLAWAKSAVPQRLQPELEPSALPPAMSPEPRKVPRHRTSRYR
- a CDS encoding metallophosphoesterase, whose protein sequence is MTGATGKGATRVAWVTDIHLDFLSREECEAFYVSITRNEPDVLFITGDISVAPALVPHLEVLSQTLNKPIYFVLGNHDFYGGSITEVRATLRECFRAHPFLTYLPDAGIVPLTPSTALVGCDGWGDSRYGNYARSPMKMNDHRFIQELTGLTRVKLQQELMRLGDEAAGYLRQTLPNACDRYPHVILLTHVPPFPESCRGRGQRHHDEWLPFYACQAVGDVLLETMRVRPNCQLTVYCGHTHHSGTAQVLPNLTVFTGAAQYGKPHVNAVIEVR